The genomic stretch CTCGCCGCCCCACTCCCCGTACACGGCTTCAGTGTTCGAGGCGATCGTCGCGGCCAGGTGACCGACATCGGTCTCGAGGGTCGCGGCCATCGAGCGCAGGGTGTGCGGAAGGAGGTAGGGCGCGTTCGGGCGGCCCCGGAAGGGCACGGGAGTGAGGTAGGGCGCGTCGGTCTCGACGAGGATCAAGTGCCGCGGAGTCGCGACGAGCGCCTCGCGCAGCGGCACGGCGTTCGTGAAGGTGACGGTCCCGGCGAAGGAGAGGTACCAGCCCTCGTCGGCGCACATCCTCGCCATCTCGGCGTCGCCGGAGAAGCAGTGGAAGACCGTGCGCTCGGGGGCACCGACGCGGCGGAGGGTGTCGATGACCTCGCGATGCGCGTCGCGGTCGTGGATCTGCAACGCCAGGTCGTGCTCCTTGGCGATGCGGATGTGCTCCTCGAAGGAGCGGAACTGGGCTGCGCGGCCGCTCTCGCCGGTGCGGAAGAAGTCGAGTCCGGTCTCGCCGATCGCGCGCACCCGCGGCTGCTCGGCCAGTTCGGCGATGACGGCGAGCGCGGCATCGAGCTCACCGCGCTGCTCCAGCTCGGGGGCCTCGTTGGGGTGGAGTGCGACGGCCGCCAGCAGGCGCGGCTCGCTCGCCGCCTGCTCCGCCGACCAGCGGCTGGTCTCGACGTCGGTGCCGACCTGGACGACGCCGCGGACGCCGACAGCGGACGCGCGGTCGAGCTGCTCACGGTGGTCCAGCGGCTCGAGCCCGTCGGCGATCTCGAGATGGGTGTGATTGTCGTAGACGGGCACGACGAGAGCCTCGGGAAGCGGCGGATACGTCAGGTCGCGGCCGGCGGAAGCCTCGCGGGAGCGGACGTGCTGGCTGTCGGTCATGCCCTCCAGGCTACCGGGAGGGCTGCGAGCGGCCGGAGCCTCCACGCAGTCCGTCCGCCCCGCGCCGAGCTCGGGACGGACACTGAGCCTGCGCAAACACGAAGCACCGGCTCTCGAGCAATCGAATGCAGATCACTCGACAGACCGCAGCTCGATCCCACCGGACGAATTCCGGAACAGGGGTGCGCGTCGATCAGCCGTACGCAGACCCGTCAGGACACCGGTGCCTCAATGCGCGGGAAGAGCGCCTCGAGAGTGCCGACGGTGGTGCCGACGGGCAGGATTCCCCAGCGGCCCGCCGCGCGGATCGGCTGCGCGGTGAGGGCGCCCAGCGACTCCGTCACTCCCAGCGCCTCCCAGAGCGCCGTCGTCGCCCGCGGCACGACCGGCGAGAGCAGCACGGCCAGGGCACGCAGCCCCTCCGTCGCCGTGTAGAGCACCGTGCCGAGGCGCTCGCGCTCCTCGCGCTTGGCCAGCGCCCACGGCTCCTGCTCGGTGATGTAGCCGTTGAGCTCCTCGACGATGCTCCAGACGGCGGTGATCGCGTCGTGGATCGCGAGAGCGTCGATCGAGCGGTCCGCGGAGGTGGCGGCCTCCGCGACAGTGCGCTGGATGCGCTTCTCCGCCTCGGTGAGTGTCCCGGGCTCGGGTACGACGCCGTCGTAGTAGCGGTGCAGCATCGCGATCACCCGGGAGGCGAGGTTGCCGAAGCCGTTCGCGAGCTCGGACTGGTACCGCGCCGACAGGTCCTCCCACGAGAACGAGCCATCCTGTCCGAAAGTGATGGCACGCAGGAAGTAGTAGCGGAACGCGTCGGAGCCGAAGGTGTCGGTGATCTGCTCGGGCGCGATTCCGGTGAGTTTCGACTTCGACATCTTCTCGCCGCCGACCAGCAGCCAGCCGTGGCCGAAGATCTGCTTCGGCACCTCGAGCCCGGCGGCCATGAGCATGGCGGGCCAGATCACCGCGTGGAAGCGCAGGATGTCCTTGCCGACGATGTGGGTCGCCGGCCACCGGCGCTGGAACTCCGCCTCGTCCTGGCCGTAGCCGACCGCGGTGATGTAGTTGAGCAGCGCGTCGAACCACACGTAGACGACGTGTGAGTCGTCCCACGGGACCTTCACGCCCCAGTCGAAGCTGGAGCGCGAGATCGACAGGTCGGCCAGGCCCTGGCGGACGAAGCTGACGACCTCGTTGCGCGCCGACTCGGGCTGCACGAAGTCGGGCCGCTCCTCATAGAGCGCGAGCAGCCGCTCGGTGTACTCGCTCATCGAGAAGAAGTAGTTCTTCTCCTTCAGCAGCTCGACCGGCTTCGAGTGGATCGTGCAGACGTACTGCCCGGTGTAGTCGCCGGTGCCCTCCTCGAGGTCGGACAGCTGCTTGTACTCCTCGCAGCCCACGCAGTAATAGCCCTCGTACTCGCCGGTGTAGATCGCGCCCGCGTCGTAGAGCTTGTGCAAGAACTTCTGAACGTTGACCTCGTGCCGCGCCTCCGTGGTGCGGATGAAGTCGTCATTGGCGATATCAATCGTCTCGAGCAGCGGCTGCCACGCGGACTTCACGAGGCGGTCGGCCCACTCCTGGGGAGTGGTCCCGTTGGCGGTAGCAGTCCGCAAAATCTTCTGGCCGTGCTCGTCGGTGCCGGTCAGCAGCCAGGTGTCATCTCCCGCCTGGCGGTGCCAGCGGGTGAGCACGTCGGCGGCGACCTCGGTGTATGCGTGCCCGATGTGCGGGACGTCGTTCACGTAGAAGATCGGAGTCGTGAGAAAAAAGGAGGCGCCGTCGGACATGGCGACCATCCTATTCACCGCGCGGGGCGGCTCCTCCCGTGTGACGGAGCCGGTGGATAACGGGCCCGAAGCGCCGCTGTGGAGGACACACGCTCAGGAGCGGCGGGAAGCGAGCGCCGCCTCGTACAGGGCGCGGCGGGAGAGTCCGGTGATCTCAGCGACCTCGGCCGACGCCTCCTTGAGCCGCGATCCGGCCGCGACACGGGCCAGCACGTCGGCCAGCGCGTCCTCGAGGGACACCTCGCGGACAGGAGCGCCCTCGACCACCAGGCAGATCTCGCCGCGCAGCCCGCCAGCCGCCCACTCGGCGACCTCGGCCGCTGTACCGCGCCGGACCTCCTCGAACATCTTGGTGAGCTCGCGGCAGACGACCACGCGCCGATCCGGGCCCATCGCCTCGACCAGATCGGCGAGCGCGTCGCCGATGCGGTGCGGCGACTCGAAGAAGACCATCGTGCGCCGCTCATCGACGAGCGCGCGGAAGGTCGACGCCCGCTCGCCGTGCCGGCGCGGGAGGAAGCCCTCGAAGCTGAAGCGGTCTGTCGGGAGTCCGGAGACAGCGAGCGCCATCAGCACCGCCGAGGGACCGGGCAGGGCGGTCACCGCGACTCCCGCCGCCACGGCCGCCTCGACCAGGTGGTAGCCCGGATCCGACACCGTGGGCATGCCCGCGTCGCTGAGCACGAGAAGATCCTCCGCACGGGCGAGTTCGACGAGCTCGGCCGCGCGCTCGCGCTCGTTGTGGTCGTGCAGCGCGTAGAGCGCGGGCCGGTTCTCGACCCCGAGTGCCCGAAGCAGTTGGATCGTCACGCGGGTGTCCTCGGCGGCGATGTGGCGGGCGGAGGACAGCGCCTCCACGAGCCGCCGCGAGGCATCGCCGAGGTTTCCGATGGGAGTGCCGGCGAGGATGATCACGCGGCTAGTCTCCCAGGTCGCCTGTCGGTGCTCCGCTCGTCGCACCATGCCACCACCCGTGCGGGGGTGGCGCACTAGCATGGCCAGGTGACGGACCGACCGCAGCGCGACTTCGACGACCTGCGTCTGGACGCGGCGGGACCAACGAGCACGGTGCCCGCCGAGCCCCGCGAGCGCGCCCCCCTCCCGGAGACGCCCCGCGGCTCCTGGTTCGATGATCTGCATGCGCGCCTGGTCGCCTCCCCCGCACGGCGTCGGCTCTATGAGTTCGGCCTGCCGCTGCTCGTGGTCGCGCTGGCCGCCGTCCTGCGGCTGTGGAACCTCGGTCACCCGCGCTCGCTGGTGTTCGATGAGACGTTCTATGTGAAGGACGCCTGGACTCTCTGGAACCTCGGCTTCGAGGGCGCCTGGCCCGCGAACGCCGATACCGGCTTCGCGGCGGGCGATGTCGACGCCTTCACGGGGGCGCCGTCCTTCGTCGTACACCCGCCGCTGGGCAAGTGGATCATCGGCTTGGGCATGGAAGCCTTCGGCGCCGATGACAGCGTCGGCTGGCGCATCTCGACCGCCGTCGTCGGAATCCTGGCCGTGGCGCTGGTGATTCTGATCGGCCGCCTCCTCTTCCGCTCCACGTTCCTCTCCTCCTTCGCGGGGCTGATGCTCGCGCTCGACGGCCACGCGATCGTGATGTCGCGGGTCTCGCTGCTGGACGGGATCCTGATGTTCGTCGCGCTCTGCGGGGTCGGGGCTGTGCTGCTCGATCGGCGCTGGGCCGAGCTGCAGCTTGCGCGGAAGGTGGCGGCGGGAGCACTGCCGAGCTGGGGGCCGGTGCTGTGGTGGCGGCCCTGGCTTCTCAGCGCCGGCGTGCTCTTCGGGCTGGCCGCGGGAGTGAAATGGACGGGCGCCTACTTTCTCGGGGTGTACGGCGTGTACACGGTGGTCGTCGACGCTCTCCTGCGCCGTCGAGCGGGCGTGCCGTTCTGGGGCACCGGCGCGATCCTCAAGCAGGGGCCGGTCACCTTCCTTCTGGTCGTGCCGATCGCCCTCGTCGCCTACCTCGTCACATGGACCGGGTGGCTCCGCACCTCCGGCGGCTGGGCGCGGCACTGGGCGACGGAGGCGCCCGGCAACGCCTGGACCGGCGCGCTCGCCTGGGTGCCGAACTGGGCGCAGAGCCTCTGGCACTATCACGCACAGATGTACGACTACTCGATCAATCTGCGCGCCGCGCACCCCTACCAGGCGGACCCGCTGACGTGGCTCCTGATGCTGCGGCCGACCAGCATGTATTTCGCCGACCAGGCCACCGGGGTCGACGGCTGCACCGCCGCGCGTTGCGCCGAGGCGATCACCTCGGTCGCCAATCCGCTCATCTGGTACGCTGGCGTGCTGGCGCTGTTCTACCTCGTCTACCGCCTTGCCCGATACCGGGAGTGGCGCCCCGGCTTCGTGCTGATGGGGATCGTCGCGGGGTACCTGCCGTGGCTGCTCTACCTCGACCGCACCGTGTTCCAGTTCTACTGCGTCGTCTTCGAGCCCTACATGATGCTGGCACTAGCACTGACGGCGGGGATCGTGATCGGGTCGCCAGGCGATGAGCGGAGCAGGCGCACGCGCGGGATCCTGGTGGTGCTGGCGTTCGGGGTGGCGGTGGCCGGACTGACGGCGTACTTCCTCCCGCTCTGGACCGGCGCGCAAACGCCCTTCACCTTCTGGCAGGCTCATATGTGGCTGAACTCGTGGGTCTGATCCGGCGGCTGGGTCCCGGAGTAGCGGCCTGTGCGGTCGCGGCCGTGCTCTCGGCTCTGCTGCACGCGGCCGTTCCCGCGGTGCCGATGCTGACCGCGGCGGTCGCGCTCGGGATCCTCGTCGCTCAGCTGCCGTCGGCGAGACGGGTACTGGGCGGAGTCCTGGCGCCGGGCCTGGCCTTCTCGTCGCGCTCGCTGATGCGCACCGGGATCGTGCTACTGGGGTTGAAGCTCTCGCTGGTCGACATCGCCGCGCTGGGTTGGGGCGCGATCCTGGTCGTCGTCGGGATCGTCCTCGCCACCTTCGGTCTGACCTGGGCGCTGGGACGGGCGTTGCGGCTGCCCGGGCAGGAGCCGCTGCTCCTCGCTGCCGGGTTCTCGATCTGCGGCGCCTCGGCTATCGGCGCGATGGCTGGAGCGACCCGGGCGAAGCAGCAGGAGCAGGCGACACCGGTCGCGCTGGTGACGCTCTGCGGCACGCTCGCGATCGCGGTCCTCCCCGCCCTCGCGCAGCCGCTGGGGCTCTCGGACGTGCAGTTCGGACACTGGGTCGGCGCGTCAGTGCACGACGTCGGCCAGGTGGTGGCGACGGCGCAGGTGGCGGGAGCGTCGGCGCTGGCCGTGGCGGTGGTGGTCAAGCTGACGCGCGTACTGATGCTCGCTCCGATGGTCGCCGTAGCGGCGGCGGTCACCCGGCGCGGCGACGAGCCGGGCGGGACCCGGCCGGCGATCGCGCCGCTGTTCGTGGTCGGGTTCCTCGCGGCGGTGCTGCTGCGGACCCTCCTGCCGCTGCCGGAGGAGGTGCTCGCCACCGCGGACACGGCGCAGACCGGGCTCCTCGCCGCCGCGCTCTTCGCCCTCGGAAGTGCGGTGCGGGTGCGCGCGCTCGTGACAACGGGGTGGCGCGCGCTGGTTGTGGCGCTCGTGTCGTGGGCCGCGATCGCGGCGATGGGGTTGGCGGCGGTGCAGCTAGCGCTCTGATCGGCTCTGTTACGCGGTGCGTCGCGTAAGCGCGGCGATGTCGGTGGCCCGCACTAGCGTCGATCGCATGGCAGATCGCGAGTACGGCTTCAAGACGCGCGCAATCCACGCGGGCAACATCCCCGATGCGGTGACGGGCGCCCGCGCTCTGCCGATCTACCAGACGAGCGCGTTCGTCTTCGACGACACCTCTGACGCTGCCGCACGCTTCGCGCTCCAGAAGTACGGCAATGTCTACTCGCGCCTCTCGAATCCGACCGTGGCCTCGTTCGAGGAGCGCGTCGCGAGCCTCGAAGGCGGCCTCGGCGCCGTCGCCACGGCCTCCGGGCTCTCGGCGCAATTCATCACTTTCGCGGCGCTGGTGGGCGCGGGCGATCAGGTGGTCTCCTCCGCGAACCTTTACGGCGGCTCGATCACCCAGCTCGATGTGACGCTGCGGCGCTTCGGAGTGGACACGACCTTCGTGCGCTCCAGCGAGCCGGCCGACTATGCGGCGGCGATCACGGAGAAGACGAAGGTGCTCTACGCCGAGACGATCGCCAATCCGTCCGGAGAGATCGCCGACATCGAGGGCCTCGCCGCGGTCGCGCACGCCGCCGGCATCCCGCTCATCATCGACTCGACGGTCGCCACGCCCTACCTCGTCCGACCGATCGAGTGGGGCGCCGACATCGTCATCCACTCGGCCACCAAGTTCCTCGGCGGGCACGGCACCACGCTCGGCGGCGTCGTCGTCGAGTCGGGGCGCTTCCACTACTCGCGCGAGAAGTTTCCGCTGCTGCACGACCCGGTCGCGTCCTACGGCGACCTGTCCTGGGACGGTAACTTCGGCGAGTACGGCTTCCTCACGCGCCTACGGGCCGAGCAGCTGCGTGACATCGGCCCGGTCCTCGCCCCGCACTCCGCGTTTCTGCTCGCACAGGGCGTCGAGACCCTGCCGTACCGGATCCAGGCGCACGTCGACAACGCGCGCCGCGTCGCCGAGTGGCTCGACGCCGACCCGCGGATCGAGGCCGTCTACTGGGCCGGCCTCCCCGCACACCCGCACTTCGACCGCGCGCAGAAGTACCTGCCGAAGGGTCCGGGCTCGGTCTTCAGTTTCGTGGTGAAGGGCGGCCGCGCCGTCGGCCAGACCTTCATCGAGTCGGTCGATCTCGCCAGCCACCTGGCCAATATCGGCGACGCGAAGACCCTGGTCATTCACCCCGCCTCGACCACGCACGCGCAGCTCACCGAAGCGCAGCTGCTGCACGCGGGCGTCCTCCCCGGCCTCGTCCGCCTCTCCGTGGGTATCGAGGACGCGGACGACATCGTTTACGACCTCGACCAGGCGCTCACCCGCGCCGTCCAGAAGCACGGCACCCCCGACGCTCCGACGGAGCTGCCGGAGGACACCACCACGATCCTGCACACCCCGGCCGTGGAGGTCTGAGCATGAGCACTACCGACACCGTCGTCCAGTTGTCCAACGGGCTCAGCTGCTCCGTCCCGGCGAACTCGCCGCTGGCGAAGACACTGCGCTCACAGCGCACCTGGGTCGGCCCCGACGCGCGCACCCGCCTCGACATCCTCCGCCGCGCGAAGACCGTGGCCATCGTGGGCGCCTCGCCGAACCCGGCCCGCTCCTCCTCCTTCGTCGCCACCTACCTCCAGCAGTCAAGCGAGTACGAGCTGTACTTCGTGAACCCGAACGCCACCGAGATCCTCGGGCAGCCGGTCTACCGCAGCCTCGCCGAACTGCCGGTCGTCCCCGACATCGTCGACGTGTTCCGCAAGGCGAGCGATATCCCAGCGGTGATCGACGACGTGGTGGCCCTTGGCGCTTCCACGGTCTGGGTGCAGCTGGGCATCTGGAACCAGGAGGCGGCCGAGTACGGCGAGTCGAAGGGCCTGACCGTCGTCATGGACCGCTGCATCAAGGTCGAGCACGCCCGCTTCCACGGCGGACTGCACCTGCTCGGCTTCGACACCGGGCAGATCTCGGCGCGCAAGACGCTGCGCTGACCCGGCCCTGCGCGAGATGCCACTTATGCGCGCCTTTCACGGCGTGTCGTCTGCATAAGTGGCATCTCGCGGCGGGGGTCAGTCGCTTCTCGCAGCTGATCGTGCGTGAAGGTGCGCCGCGCGGCGGAGCGTGAGTAGTCACGACCCGCCGCATGCAGAAGACGAGTTCAGCGCGAGCACGTTCCCCCGGGCGACCGGCGTCCGCCTGGATCACGCCCTTCCGGCTCACCCAGACCTCTCGGCCGAGGTGCCGCTCCTTCTCGGGAAGTTGTGGTGACAGTTGATCCGCTCTACCTCCTCCACCGCGCGGCCGAGCCACGCGGAGAGCTGTCGGACGACGCGGTCCATCGTCTCCTCGCGGTTGAGCAGAGCGAAGGGCTGGGCCCAGCGCAGCTCGGCGATGTAGCGGTCGAACTCCGCCGTCTTCTCGACCAGATAAGCGAGGTCGGGGTCCGGCAGCGTGATCCAGTGGCGCGCGCAGTAGTCGCGGGCGATCAGGATGTGCGCGCTCGCGATCCGGTTGCCGACCCCGCGCGAGCCCGAGCGCAGAAACAGCCAGACCGCGTCCGTCTCGTCGACGCTGACGTCGATGACGTGGTTGCCGCTGCCGAGGGTGCCCAGCTGGAGCCGCCAGTGCTGCGCGTACCGGTCCGGATCGAAGCCCGCCTCGGCGGCGAGCGCCTCCAGCTCGGCGACCCGCGGCTCGGCCGTGGCGACGATCCGCCGATTGGCCGCGCCGGCCGAAAGGGGTACGGCCCACTCAATCTGCTGCCGCAGCTCGGCCAGATCGCGGCCCGCCAGGTCGTCGCTAGGAGACGAGTCGATCGGTAATTCTCTGCATGGTCCGTCCTCTGTGAGGTTCCGGCGGTCGCCGGAGTGGGAGGCGTCCGTTGCGGCTGGATGCCGCGGTCCGGTCACGCGTCGCCTCCCCTGGCAGAGGAGCACGAGTGACGAGGGCCGTCGAACGGTCGTCATCCGGGTGCCCTCGGCCGATGCCTTGAGAAGCCGGACGCTCGGCTGGAGTTCCGCCAGCGAGCACTTCGCGCGCTCGGGTAGAACGTCGAGCCCGCGTGGCAGACAGTCACGGTGCGCTCCCTGGGAGCATCGGTCGCGCGCCCCGGCGGTGCGCCCGGGGAAACTAGCAGCCCGGGCGAAGCGCGAGCAACCCGGAGGTGTCGCCTTCAGGCGCAGTGTGGCGCGGTTCGGACCCGGTCGCCTCCCCCGCGCGACGGATGCGCCTCCGTGTTCCGTGGACGCTTTCTGGACACTGCATCCCAAGCGCGCCCGACGTCGCCGGGGCAGGAGTAGGCCTGAGGGATACGGGAGATTCACTCCCCGATCGTGACAACGAAGTCCGGCCGTTCGCGGCCATGAAGAGGTGTACGAAACGATGAAACAGTTGACCACCACATCCACCACATCCACCACCGCACCCGACCCGCGTCGGCCCCGAGGCCGCTTTCTGATCGCCGGAGTCGCCTGTGGCACTCTTGCCTTCGGGTCGCTGGCTACCGCGCCACTCGCCGTTGCATCTCCCGCCCAGATCTCGGCCGTGTCGGTCACAGCCGCCGCCTGGCCCGTGGTCGCCCAGGGCGAGAACAGCGCCAACGTCCGCACCATCCAGCACTTGCTCAACGCCGCCGGCCAGTCGGTCGACGCGGACGGTGTGTTTGGCTCCGGCACTGCCGCGGCGGTCACTGCGTTCCAGAGCGCCCGGGGTCTCTCGGCCGATGGCATCGTCGGCCAGCAGACTTGGTCGGCGCTGATCACGACCGTCTCCTCCGGCGACTCCGGCGAGGCCGTCACGGCCCTACAGGTGCAGTTGAACAAGACCGGCGCCGGGCTCAGCGTCGACGGTGAATTCGGGGCTGCGACGCTGGCCGCGGTGAAGAGCTTCCAATCCGCGGCCGGCCTCACGGTCGACGGGGTCGTCGGCCCGCAGACGTGGCAGTCACTCACCGGCTCCGGTTCCGGATCGACGCCCGGCCCGGGTCAGCCCGGCGAGACGTTCGCCACCCTGAGCGACGAGCAGCTCTCCAATGTGCGCACGATCATCGCCGAGGGTAAGACGGCCGGCGTCCCCGAGTACGGCTGGGTCATCGCGATCGCGACGGCGATGCAGGAGTCACGCCTGCGCAACCTCTCCGGCGGCGACCGCGACTC from Rathayibacter rathayi encodes the following:
- a CDS encoding dolichyl-phosphate-mannose--protein mannosyltransferase, with protein sequence MTDRPQRDFDDLRLDAAGPTSTVPAEPRERAPLPETPRGSWFDDLHARLVASPARRRLYEFGLPLLVVALAAVLRLWNLGHPRSLVFDETFYVKDAWTLWNLGFEGAWPANADTGFAAGDVDAFTGAPSFVVHPPLGKWIIGLGMEAFGADDSVGWRISTAVVGILAVALVILIGRLLFRSTFLSSFAGLMLALDGHAIVMSRVSLLDGILMFVALCGVGAVLLDRRWAELQLARKVAAGALPSWGPVLWWRPWLLSAGVLFGLAAGVKWTGAYFLGVYGVYTVVVDALLRRRAGVPFWGTGAILKQGPVTFLLVVPIALVAYLVTWTGWLRTSGGWARHWATEAPGNAWTGALAWVPNWAQSLWHYHAQMYDYSINLRAAHPYQADPLTWLLMLRPTSMYFADQATGVDGCTAARCAEAITSVANPLIWYAGVLALFYLVYRLARYREWRPGFVLMGIVAGYLPWLLYLDRTVFQFYCVVFEPYMMLALALTAGIVIGSPGDERSRRTRGILVVLAFGVAVAGLTAYFLPLWTGAQTPFTFWQAHMWLNSWV
- a CDS encoding CoA-binding protein codes for the protein MSTTDTVVQLSNGLSCSVPANSPLAKTLRSQRTWVGPDARTRLDILRRAKTVAIVGASPNPARSSSFVATYLQQSSEYELYFVNPNATEILGQPVYRSLAELPVVPDIVDVFRKASDIPAVIDDVVALGASTVWVQLGIWNQEAAEYGESKGLTVVMDRCIKVEHARFHGGLHLLGFDTGQISARKTLR
- the metG gene encoding methionine--tRNA ligase, with protein sequence MSDGASFFLTTPIFYVNDVPHIGHAYTEVAADVLTRWHRQAGDDTWLLTGTDEHGQKILRTATANGTTPQEWADRLVKSAWQPLLETIDIANDDFIRTTEARHEVNVQKFLHKLYDAGAIYTGEYEGYYCVGCEEYKQLSDLEEGTGDYTGQYVCTIHSKPVELLKEKNYFFSMSEYTERLLALYEERPDFVQPESARNEVVSFVRQGLADLSISRSSFDWGVKVPWDDSHVVYVWFDALLNYITAVGYGQDEAEFQRRWPATHIVGKDILRFHAVIWPAMLMAAGLEVPKQIFGHGWLLVGGEKMSKSKLTGIAPEQITDTFGSDAFRYYFLRAITFGQDGSFSWEDLSARYQSELANGFGNLASRVIAMLHRYYDGVVPEPGTLTEAEKRIQRTVAEAATSADRSIDALAIHDAITAVWSIVEELNGYITEQEPWALAKREERERLGTVLYTATEGLRALAVLLSPVVPRATTALWEALGVTESLGALTAQPIRAAGRWGILPVGTTVGTLEALFPRIEAPVS
- a CDS encoding TatD family hydrolase; translated protein: MTDSQHVRSREASAGRDLTYPPLPEALVVPVYDNHTHLEIADGLEPLDHREQLDRASAVGVRGVVQVGTDVETSRWSAEQAASEPRLLAAVALHPNEAPELEQRGELDAALAVIAELAEQPRVRAIGETGLDFFRTGESGRAAQFRSFEEHIRIAKEHDLALQIHDRDAHREVIDTLRRVGAPERTVFHCFSGDAEMARMCADEGWYLSFAGTVTFTNAVPLREALVATPRHLILVETDAPYLTPVPFRGRPNAPYLLPHTLRSMAATLETDVGHLAATIASNTEAVYGEWGGEVGSGPTEPVGPLA
- a CDS encoding O-acetylhomoserine aminocarboxypropyltransferase/cysteine synthase family protein — translated: MADREYGFKTRAIHAGNIPDAVTGARALPIYQTSAFVFDDTSDAAARFALQKYGNVYSRLSNPTVASFEERVASLEGGLGAVATASGLSAQFITFAALVGAGDQVVSSANLYGGSITQLDVTLRRFGVDTTFVRSSEPADYAAAITEKTKVLYAETIANPSGEIADIEGLAAVAHAAGIPLIIDSTVATPYLVRPIEWGADIVIHSATKFLGGHGTTLGGVVVESGRFHYSREKFPLLHDPVASYGDLSWDGNFGEYGFLTRLRAEQLRDIGPVLAPHSAFLLAQGVETLPYRIQAHVDNARRVAEWLDADPRIEAVYWAGLPAHPHFDRAQKYLPKGPGSVFSFVVKGGRAVGQTFIESVDLASHLANIGDAKTLVIHPASTTHAQLTEAQLLHAGVLPGLVRLSVGIEDADDIVYDLDQALTRAVQKHGTPDAPTELPEDTTTILHTPAVEV
- the rsmI gene encoding 16S rRNA (cytidine(1402)-2'-O)-methyltransferase, with protein sequence MIILAGTPIGNLGDASRRLVEALSSARHIAAEDTRVTIQLLRALGVENRPALYALHDHNERERAAELVELARAEDLLVLSDAGMPTVSDPGYHLVEAAVAAGVAVTALPGPSAVLMALAVSGLPTDRFSFEGFLPRRHGERASTFRALVDERRTMVFFESPHRIGDALADLVEAMGPDRRVVVCRELTKMFEEVRRGTAAEVAEWAAGGLRGEICLVVEGAPVREVSLEDALADVLARVAAGSRLKEASAEVAEITGLSRRALYEAALASRRS
- a CDS encoding peptidoglycan-binding domain-containing protein; amino-acid sequence: MTTTSTTSTTAPDPRRPRGRFLIAGVACGTLAFGSLATAPLAVASPAQISAVSVTAAAWPVVAQGENSANVRTIQHLLNAAGQSVDADGVFGSGTAAAVTAFQSARGLSADGIVGQQTWSALITTVSSGDSGEAVTALQVQLNKTGAGLSVDGEFGAATLAAVKSFQSAAGLTVDGVVGPQTWQSLTGSGSGSTPGPGQPGETFATLSDEQLSNVRTIIAEGKTAGVPEYGWVIAIATAMQESRLRNLSGGDRDSVGLFQQRPSSGWGTAAELIDPVYASRAFYGAANSPTSNSGLLDVPGWESLSVTVAAQAVQNSGVPGAYAQWETLAREAVENEG
- a CDS encoding YeiH family protein, with translation MAELVGLIRRLGPGVAACAVAAVLSALLHAAVPAVPMLTAAVALGILVAQLPSARRVLGGVLAPGLAFSSRSLMRTGIVLLGLKLSLVDIAALGWGAILVVVGIVLATFGLTWALGRALRLPGQEPLLLAAGFSICGASAIGAMAGATRAKQQEQATPVALVTLCGTLAIAVLPALAQPLGLSDVQFGHWVGASVHDVGQVVATAQVAGASALAVAVVVKLTRVLMLAPMVAVAAAVTRRGDEPGGTRPAIAPLFVVGFLAAVLLRTLLPLPEEVLATADTAQTGLLAAALFALGSAVRVRALVTTGWRALVVALVSWAAIAAMGLAAVQLAL